A part of Vibrio sp. B1FLJ16 genomic DNA contains:
- the pheT gene encoding phenylalanine--tRNA ligase subunit beta, which produces MKFSESWLREWVSPAVTTDELTHQITMAGLEVDDVLPVAGSFTGVKVGHVVECGQHPDADKLRVTKIDVGEEELLDIVCGAPNCRQGLKVAVATVGAVLPGDFKIKKAKLRGQPSHGMLCSFTELGIDVESDGIMELAEDAVIGTDFREFLGLNDVTVDVDLTANRADCFSIRGMAREVGVLNRVDVTEPVVETVAASIEDNVSIEVKAPAACPRYLGRVVKNVNVQAETPLWMQEKLRRCGIRSIDPVVDITNYVLLEQGQPMHAFDLAKIEGGIVVRMAEQGEKLTLLDGTEAELNADTLVVADHNKALAIAGIFGGEDSGVSTETKDVLLECAFFAPDHIRGRARSYGLHTDSSMRFERGVDYALQVSAMERATQLLVEICGGEVAPVVAAESEADLPKPNKVALRRTKLDNLLGHHIADADVVEILERLGLTVEATVLENGESGWLAVAPTWRFDIAIEQDLIEEVGRIYGYDNIPNQHPAAALKMHNHVEADLPLKRVRDLLVDRGYHEAITYSFVEPEQQKLVVPGVEPLVLPNPISADMSAMRLGLIQGLLNTVVHNQKRQQPRVRLFEYGLRFIPCESAENGMRQEPMLAGVIAGTRGEEHWDIETNTVDFFDLKGDLEAILELSANEKAYSFAAAKHPALHPGQSAAIIVDGKEVGVIGTVHPELERKFGLNGRTIVFEIEWSAINTKVIPEAVQLSKFPSNRRDIAVVVDDAIASGDIVNACLEQGGEFLKDAKLFDVYVGKGVEEGKKSLAIALTLQSVERTLEDADIAGAVEAIVAHVSEKFGATLRD; this is translated from the coding sequence ATGAAATTCAGCGAATCATGGCTTCGTGAGTGGGTAAGCCCTGCGGTTACTACTGACGAGCTAACTCACCAAATTACAATGGCCGGCCTAGAGGTAGATGATGTTCTTCCTGTAGCGGGTTCTTTTACCGGCGTTAAAGTTGGTCACGTTGTGGAATGTGGCCAGCACCCTGACGCAGACAAATTACGCGTAACTAAAATCGACGTAGGCGAAGAAGAGCTTCTAGACATCGTTTGTGGTGCACCTAACTGTCGCCAAGGTCTAAAAGTTGCGGTTGCAACAGTAGGCGCAGTGCTTCCTGGTGATTTCAAAATCAAGAAAGCAAAACTACGTGGTCAGCCTTCTCACGGCATGCTTTGTTCATTCACTGAACTGGGCATCGATGTAGAATCAGACGGTATCATGGAACTAGCAGAAGACGCAGTGATTGGTACTGATTTCCGTGAATTCCTAGGTCTAAACGATGTAACTGTAGACGTTGATCTAACAGCAAACCGCGCTGACTGTTTCAGCATCCGCGGTATGGCTCGTGAAGTCGGCGTACTTAACCGTGTTGACGTAACTGAGCCAGTTGTAGAAACTGTCGCAGCTTCAATCGAAGACAACGTGTCTATCGAAGTGAAAGCGCCAGCAGCATGTCCGCGTTACTTAGGTCGTGTTGTTAAGAACGTAAACGTTCAAGCTGAAACACCACTTTGGATGCAAGAGAAACTGCGTCGTTGTGGTATCCGCTCTATCGACCCTGTAGTAGACATCACGAACTACGTACTGCTGGAGCAAGGCCAACCAATGCATGCGTTTGATCTGGCGAAGATCGAAGGTGGCATTGTTGTTCGTATGGCTGAGCAAGGCGAGAAGCTTACACTTCTTGACGGCACCGAAGCAGAATTGAACGCTGACACATTAGTCGTTGCAGACCATAATAAAGCACTGGCAATTGCTGGTATCTTTGGTGGTGAAGATTCTGGCGTAAGCACAGAAACTAAAGATGTGCTGCTAGAGTGTGCTTTCTTCGCACCAGACCATATCCGTGGTCGTGCTCGTAGCTACGGTCTGCACACAGACTCTTCTATGCGTTTTGAGCGTGGTGTTGATTACGCACTACAAGTAAGTGCAATGGAGCGTGCCACTCAACTGCTTGTTGAAATCTGTGGTGGTGAAGTTGCTCCGGTTGTTGCGGCTGAGTCTGAAGCAGATCTACCTAAGCCAAACAAAGTTGCATTGCGTCGCACTAAACTGGATAACTTACTTGGTCACCACATTGCAGATGCGGACGTTGTAGAGATTCTTGAGCGTCTTGGTCTAACTGTAGAAGCTACTGTTCTTGAAAACGGTGAGTCAGGTTGGCTGGCTGTAGCGCCGACGTGGCGTTTCGATATCGCTATCGAGCAGGATCTGATTGAAGAAGTTGGCCGTATCTACGGCTACGACAACATTCCAAACCAGCACCCAGCGGCAGCGCTTAAGATGCACAACCACGTTGAAGCGGATCTACCTCTAAAACGCGTTCGTGACTTACTTGTTGACCGTGGCTACCACGAAGCAATTACCTACAGCTTCGTTGAGCCAGAGCAGCAAAAACTGGTTGTTCCGGGGGTTGAGCCTCTAGTGCTTCCAAACCCAATTTCAGCAGACATGTCTGCAATGCGTCTTGGTCTTATCCAGGGGCTATTGAACACGGTTGTTCACAACCAGAAGCGTCAACAACCGCGCGTTCGTCTGTTCGAATACGGTCTTCGTTTCATCCCATGTGAATCTGCTGAAAACGGCATGCGTCAAGAGCCAATGTTAGCAGGTGTTATCGCTGGTACTCGTGGTGAAGAGCATTGGGACATCGAGACAAATACCGTGGATTTCTTCGACCTTAAAGGTGATTTAGAAGCGATTCTTGAGCTGTCAGCTAACGAAAAAGCATACTCTTTCGCTGCAGCTAAACACCCAGCACTTCACCCGGGTCAATCTGCGGCAATTATCGTAGATGGCAAAGAGGTAGGTGTTATCGGTACTGTTCACCCAGAGCTTGAGCGTAAGTTTGGTCTTAACGGACGTACTATCGTATTTGAAATCGAATGGTCTGCAATTAACACGAAAGTGATTCCAGAAGCGGTACAGCTTTCTAAATTCCCATCAAACCGTCGTGACATCGCTGTTGTTGTTGATGACGCGATTGCTTCAGGTGACATTGTTAATGCTTGCCTAGAGCAGGGTGGCGAATTCCTGAAAGATGCGAAACTATTCGATGTTTACGTAGGTAAAGGCGTTGAAGAAGGTAAGAAGAGCCTTGCAATCGCTCTGACTCTACAATCAGTAGAGCGCACGCTTGAAGATGCAGACATCGCAGGAGCGGTAGAAGCTATCGTTGCTCACGTATCTGAGAAGTTTGGTGCAACTCTACGTGACTAA
- a CDS encoding AEC family transporter, which yields MINQVINILFPVFALVGIGYLVGRHLKPDFRPINRINIDVFTPALVFSSLVSMPLDAEQGPLLFAAIVAVLVPGLMMIPICKATGLNFKAWAPPHMFRNSGNLAIPLFTYTFGDVALSSAVLLFVVSACLHISVGMMLISNGNPLKQIIKMPVFFSAALALGFNLSGIDVWTPLYEATALLGQAAVPVMLISLGAQMCSLRLDGLKVGVICTVQSLTTGAIAFAVIYWFIPLPTMQLQMMVLFTMLPPAVMNYLFAERLNIEPVNVASMVLFGNFFSVLTLPLLLSYTLSLA from the coding sequence ATGATCAATCAAGTCATCAATATTCTGTTTCCTGTATTTGCCTTAGTAGGTATTGGTTATCTGGTAGGACGCCACCTAAAGCCAGATTTCCGCCCAATTAATCGAATAAATATTGACGTCTTTACGCCCGCGCTTGTGTTTTCTTCACTTGTCAGCATGCCTCTCGATGCAGAACAAGGCCCCCTTCTTTTCGCTGCTATTGTTGCTGTTCTGGTACCTGGACTGATGATGATACCTATCTGTAAAGCGACGGGATTAAACTTCAAAGCATGGGCTCCACCACACATGTTTCGTAACAGTGGAAACTTAGCTATCCCTCTATTTACTTACACATTTGGTGACGTTGCGCTTTCTTCGGCAGTTTTATTGTTCGTTGTATCGGCCTGTTTGCATATCAGCGTAGGAATGATGCTGATAAGTAACGGAAATCCACTTAAGCAAATCATTAAAATGCCCGTTTTTTTCTCAGCAGCTCTTGCGCTAGGTTTTAACTTATCGGGGATAGATGTTTGGACGCCACTCTATGAAGCGACCGCTTTACTAGGTCAAGCCGCGGTACCCGTCATGCTGATTTCTCTTGGTGCACAGATGTGTAGCTTACGTTTAGATGGTTTAAAAGTCGGTGTAATATGTACAGTGCAATCACTGACAACCGGAGCGATTGCATTTGCCGTTATCTACTGGTTCATCCCTCTGCCGACTATGCAGTTACAAATGATGGTGCTTTTCACCATGTTACCACCAGCAGTTATGAACTATTTATTTGCTGAACGACTTAACATAGAGCCAGTAAATGTAGCTTCGATGGTATTGTTTGGTAACTTTTTCAGCGTGTTAACACTGCCACTTCTATTAAGTTACACTCTGTCATTGGCATAG